In Papaver somniferum cultivar HN1 chromosome 9, ASM357369v1, whole genome shotgun sequence, the genomic stretch CCATCGGCACACTTGAAAAACAAAGTGCCGGCTTAGatgaagtatgaataccatgccggtaaccTTCTTAACGGCAGAGTCTTCACAGTTTTAGCCATCCCGACAAATGTTACAAAATATACGGAAAATGGGTACTCCCAACTTACCGTGCCGGCATTGTAAGTTATTTATCGAGCACGTCGGCACCATTTTTCGGCATTGAATACCTGTCAACTAACTATGCAGACAAGTTGTCCAGCATGATCTTCACCACTTCCGGCACGGTCTTCATCACTAATATAATGCCGATGATGTAAAAAAAATCTAGAGAAACACtcgcgttgaatatttattttcatcatttccggcatggtcttcatcagcGATGTAAAAAGAAATCGTTTTCAAAATGAGCAGTcggcaaaaaagaaaaagaatacttGAAAAAGAGTGGGGAATAATTAGATTTAGTTTTTActtgttttaaaaaataatttaataTTCCCGCCTCTATAAAACACATCTTAATATAAACTATTGGATGGTGGTATTCATTCATATATCCCTATTAGATTTCATATTCCAATTCGAGCCCGACTGCCATTTAGAATCTTTAGTCATAAAAAATCCATTTTGCACCTTCAGCTAACCTGCGATGAGATACAATCCTTGGTTCAATCCACCCCTGTTTCCAGGGCCGTCTTAGGCACTAGGCCGTATAGGCAGCCGCCTAGAGCCCCAAAATATTGGgagtccaatttttttttattattattgttgttatagGTAATATATGACAGTTACAAGTGTTAAAATTATTTTGTTACAGTTATTTAAATTATTAGAAATGTTgtgacaattataattgttactaaATGTTTTGAAACATCTACACAACCGTTACTAAGTTTTTGGTTTAtgaatcaacattccatttatgcTAATTTACGAGCTTAAAGCCCCAAAATGCAACCAAAAAGGTTGAAAATTTTTAGGTAGCCTTCGGCCGTATAGCCGGTTCAAACTTATCGCGTGCATCTTGTGAGAGGAGAGTGGGCCCACTCCTCGAACTTCTTCAATGAACTTCTAAAACCAAACGGATTTATAACTCTATTTATAATGGGGCCTTTATAACTTCCTCTATCAAAGCCCTAAATATATTGACGTATCTCCCCATAAACTAAAAATATAACCCTGTCTTTGATTTGATAACCTAGAAAAAGGCCCCATATTTTAAGTTCCCCTAGAGTAGGGGTGAGTATAAAAACTGGAATCGCGGATTTAacccgtatccgtccgtaaaattgcggatttcacccaaaTCGCAAGACatatgggccggacacgggtgggattctcaaatccgcatgcgGTGCGGATGCGGTTGCGGTTGTCATTTGAAAACAGCGGATTACCGCAACCGTAGAAAAAAGCAAAGTTTTCTTACCTGAGTATGAACCTAGGCCCAAAGAAAAAGAAGTGAAGTTCTTTGATCACTTAGTTAACTAAATGAATTTaggcccaaagagaaagaagtaaagtccttaaaacactaactgaatttaggcccaacaaatagaatcaaaactaagttaagacactaactgaatttaggcccaacaagTACAATCAAAACTAGGTCAAATCCGCAGTTAATCCGTAACCGGCCCGTACAATCCGTGGATCCGCAAAGgttaaatccgcgggtgattgggtcgGTCAAGGTTCAATTttgcaaatccgcaactttgacggttcggttacgggtgactcctaatccgcaaccgtccgtccgttgcacacccctatccTAGAGCACTCCAAAACGGTAAGACGGCCCTGCTGTTCTATACGTCCTTCGTTAgcatttgagtggttgacccgtTAGTGAACTGCATATTTTGGTCAAACTGTTATGGAGATTGACGTCCGTTAGGTTAATAACAAAGAATATCCTCCCCTTCTTCGTCTCTATTCACTCTTTGTTCATCACGCTTTCTTTCGTAGCCTCTCTGACTCTCTAGCTACAAAACCAGTTTCCGGATTaaacgagagattgagatatcttCCACCTCAGGGTCAATCATACTCCCAATTCTATGATTGTTTTTCATCACCGCCTCCGTTTCGTCATTCACTGAATCATTCTTGTTCTTGATTGTAAGATACCTAAATGCAATATAAATCCTTTCTTTGATGTTTGAATTTGACTATCACTCGTTTTAATCTGTTCAATTCTGTAGGAACCCATTTATCGTTTTTGTATCTTGATTCTTCATTTGATACTGTTTGTGATATTGCCTGAGCTAGATTGAGTTGATTTCGATTGGTATTTTTGGATTCTTCTCGTCTTCCTGAAATACTGTTTAATTCAAGTATTGGGTTCGTCTGAATCTTGTTCTACTGAGTATGAATTGAAAAGTTTGTGTTGGCACGCTAACTGTTTGTGTTGGCACGCTAACTGTTTGTGTTATTGCCTTAGCTATGTCAAGCAACAAGCTTCCGGAAGAGATTTACCACGAAATCTTGATTAGATTACCAGTCAAATCCGTATTAAAAAGTAAGTCTGTTTGTAAATCTTGGTATTCCCAAATTTCGAATCCTAATTTTGTTAAATCACACCTCAATCAAACTAAGAACAACTCTAGTAGCAATAGTAGGCTGTTGCTTGGAATTGGTGATGATCTGCACTCTATTGGTTATGATTCCTTAGTTCCATCCATGGATTTTGAAGATTCTGCAGTTAGAATGCGGTATCCATTTAAATTACAAATTCAGTGTGTTAGATTATTTGGTTCTTGTGATGGTCTGGTTTTTCTTTGGCTTTATGGTTGCTCTGTTTATTCTGATGATGGCGAGGATATCTTGTGTGCTTGGAACCCAGCAACCAGGGAATACAAGAACATACCTCAATCACCATCTATACATTTCAACGATATCTGCATAAATGGTCTTGTATATGATGGTAAGAATGATGATTACAAATTTGTAATTGGGGCAGATGGTTTAAGTGAGTTGACTACTTTTGTGGAAATCTTTTCGTTAAGATCAAATTCATGGGAAAGGATTCTAACACCTTACTGGTCTACTTATGGTGATTGGAAAACTGGGGTACTTGTTAATGGGGATCTTCATTGGCTAGCCAAAGGGGAATGTGGCGTTTGCATAGTCTATTTGGATATCAGCTGCGGCATGCCATGGTTCAAAGAAATTCAACTACCAACAGTGCCTAATTTGGAGTTTCTTATTGTGGGAGTGTTGGAAGAGGGGTGCCTTTGTGTAGTTTCTGATAATGGTGATTCGGTTGGTCTTGGTCGTGTTCAGGTGTGGGAAATGAAAGTTTATGGGGTTCGTGAATCTTGGACTAAACGTTATGTTATCACCAATGAGAGAATTACTAAGTCAGTTATGGTTACAGAACCTGGTTGGAAGATTATATGGTCTTTTAAGAATGGAAAGATTGTATTCATGGATTCTCATAAACTAGTGTTATATGATCCAAAGCATAGAACTGCCGTTGAACGGAATTTAGATAGGTTGGCATATTTTACGTCAGAAGCTAACTATGTTGAAAGCTTATTTTCACTCAATTCTGATACATACGTGGGGACAGAACTATTAGAGGAATCAACTGAAGACGAGGAATCAACCGAAGAGGATGAGGAATCAACTGAAGACGAAGGCTAAGAAtgtgttattttgtttttgtttagaaccTATTAGTTTAGGAGTAAGTCTTCCAAGTTCAACATGGCCTAGTTGATATCTGTACGGGTATATACTCTATGCATGGGCAAGTAGAATTAGCTCTTTGCCGAATTAAATAAATATTTAGTATTTTAGCACGGTCAAAGAAGCCTCCTAATATTCCCTAGTTACAAGAATCCCAGCAGGCCTGCTATCATGCAATTGGCACTAGTTCGGCATAAGATGAGATCTCAAGTGGTGGTGGTGTCAAGCAGGCTATCCTATTAAGCTGAGTGCGTGTGTATGAATGGTAATCAAGACTTAGTAGATGATATTTACAAATATTCTGCACATTATTCAATAAGCATGGATCCAAGGCCGAGAAATATCAGCAATGATAGCGGTACTCTGTGTCATCCTCGTCTTGTGAAAGAGGATTATACATCGAATGATAAATTTGATTATTCGTCCATTGAAGAGGATGCTCAGTTGACAGTGCACCACCATACTCATCATCATAAGGAACCGTCTTCAGAGCTGGGTGCTTATATGAGGCCTGCTGC encodes the following:
- the LOC113311232 gene encoding F-box protein CPR1-like codes for the protein MSSNKLPEEIYHEILIRLPVKSVLKSKSVCKSWYSQISNPNFVKSHLNQTKNNSSSNSRLLLGIGDDLHSIGYDSLVPSMDFEDSAVRMRYPFKLQIQCVRLFGSCDGLVFLWLYGCSVYSDDGEDILCAWNPATREYKNIPQSPSIHFNDICINGLVYDGKNDDYKFVIGADGLSELTTFVEIFSLRSNSWERILTPYWSTYGDWKTGVLVNGDLHWLAKGECGVCIVYLDISCGMPWFKEIQLPTVPNLEFLIVGVLEEGCLCVVSDNGDSVGLGRVQVWEMKVYGVRESWTKRYVITNERITKSVMVTEPGWKIIWSFKNGKIVFMDSHKLVLYDPKHRTAVERNLDRLAYFTSEANYVESLFSLNSDTYVGTELLEESTEDEESTEEDEESTEDEG